Proteins found in one Oncorhynchus mykiss isolate Arlee chromosome 17, USDA_OmykA_1.1, whole genome shotgun sequence genomic segment:
- the LOC118940163 gene encoding extensin-like, producing MVLISPCPIPVPIQAPVLTPCSIHVPIQAPVPTPCSIPVPIQSPVPTPCSIPVPSPYHLLHPCPHPVPSPYPLLHPSPQSLPPAPSLSPSSPQSLPPAPSQSPVPTTCSIPVPIHPQSLPPAPSLSPPSPQSLPPAPSQSPVPTTCSIPVPIHPQSLPPAPSLSPPSPQSLPPAPSQSPVPTTCSIPVPIQPQSLPPAPSQSPVPTPSSIPVPTQSPVPTPSSIPVPIQSPVPTPSSIPVPTQSPVPTPCSIPVPSPYPQLHPSPQSLPPAPSLSPPSPQSLPPAPSQSPVPTPSSIPVPIHPQSLPPAPSQSPPSPQSLPPAPSQSPPSQE from the exons ATGG tcCTGATCTCACCCTGccccatccctgtccccatccaggcCCCAGTCCTCACCCCCTGCTCCATCCATGTCCCCATCCAGGCCCCAGTCCCCACCCCCTGCtccatccctgtccccatccagtccccAGTCCCTACCCCCTGCTCCATCCCAGTCCCCAGTCCCTACCACCTGCtccatccctgtccccatccagtccccAGTCCCTACCCCCTGCTCCATCCCAGTCCCCAGTCCCTACCACCTGCtccatccctgtccccatccagtccccAGTCCCTACCCCCTGCTCCATCCCAGTCCCCAGTCCCTACCACCTGCtccatccctgtccccatcca tccccAGTCCCTACCCCCAGCTCCATCCCTGTCCCCACCCAGTCCCCAGTCCCTACCCCCTGCTCCATCCCAGTCCCCAGTCCCTACCACCTGCtccatccctgtccccatcca tccccAGTCCCTACCCCCAGCTCCATCCCTGTCCCCACCCAGTCCCCAGTCCCTACCCCCTGCTCCATCCCAGTCCCCAGTCCCTACCACCTGCtccatccctgtccccatcca gcCCCAGTCCCTACCCCCTGCTCCATCCCAGTCCCCAGTCCCTACCCCCAGCTCCATCCCTGTCCCCACCCAGTCCCCAGTCCCTACCCCCAGCtccatccctgtccccatccagtccccAGTCCCTACCCCCAGCTCCATCCCTGTCCCCACCCAGTCCCCAGTCCCTACCCCCTGCTCCATCCCAGTCCCCAGTCCCTACCCCCAGCTCCATCCCAGTCCCCAGTCCCTACCCCCAGCTCCATCCCTGTCCCCACCCAGTCCCCAGTCCCTACCCCCTGCTCCATCCCAGTCCCCAGTCCCTACCCCCAGCtccatccctgtccccatcca tccccAGTCCCTACCCCCAGCTCCATCCCAGTCCCCACCCAGTCCCCAGTCCCTACCCCCAGCTCCATCCCAGTCCCCACCCAGCCAAGAGTAA